A single Klebsiella variicola DNA region contains:
- the proX gene encoding glycine betaine/L-proline ABC transporter substrate-binding protein ProX yields MRHRTMMATAAFATLIATSTFAADLPGKGITVKPAQSTISEETFQTLLVSRALEKLGYTVEKPSEVDYNVAYTSIAAGDTTFIATNWQPLHDDMYAAAGGDNKFYRKGVYVSGAAQGYLIDKKTAEQYHITSIDQLKDPQIAKLFDTNNDGKADLTGCTPGWGCEAVINHQIDAYGLSKTVTHNQGNYAAMMADTIARYKEGKPVLYYTWTPYWVSDVLKPGKDVVWLQVPFSSLPGEQKNIDTKLANGANYGFPVNTMHIVANKAWAEKNPAAATLFSVMKLPIADINAENAMMHEGHASEADINGHVDGWIKAHQPLFDSWVKTALAAQQ; encoded by the coding sequence ATGCGACATCGTACGATGATGGCCACCGCCGCCTTTGCCACCCTGATCGCCACCAGCACCTTCGCCGCCGACCTGCCGGGCAAAGGGATTACCGTGAAGCCTGCCCAGAGCACTATTTCGGAAGAGACCTTCCAGACCCTGCTGGTCAGTCGCGCGCTGGAGAAGCTTGGCTACACCGTCGAGAAACCGAGCGAAGTGGACTATAACGTTGCCTATACCTCGATTGCCGCCGGGGATACCACCTTTATCGCCACCAACTGGCAGCCGCTGCACGATGACATGTACGCCGCGGCGGGCGGTGATAACAAATTCTATCGTAAAGGGGTGTATGTCTCTGGCGCCGCCCAGGGCTATCTGATCGACAAAAAAACCGCCGAGCAGTACCACATCACCTCCATCGATCAGCTTAAAGATCCGCAGATCGCCAAACTGTTTGATACCAATAACGACGGTAAAGCGGATCTCACCGGCTGTACGCCAGGCTGGGGCTGCGAAGCGGTGATTAACCACCAGATTGACGCCTATGGCCTGAGCAAAACCGTCACCCATAACCAGGGCAACTACGCGGCGATGATGGCTGACACCATCGCCCGCTATAAAGAGGGTAAACCGGTGCTCTACTACACCTGGACGCCGTACTGGGTCAGCGACGTGCTGAAACCTGGCAAAGACGTCGTCTGGCTGCAGGTGCCGTTCTCCTCCCTGCCGGGCGAGCAGAAAAACATCGACACCAAACTGGCCAACGGCGCCAACTATGGCTTCCCGGTGAACACAATGCACATCGTCGCCAACAAAGCCTGGGCGGAGAAAAATCCGGCCGCCGCCACTCTGTTTAGCGTCATGAAGCTGCCGATCGCCGACATCAACGCCGAGAATGCAATGATGCATGAAGGCCATGCTTCCGAAGCCGACATTAACGGCCACGTTGATGGCTGGATCAAAGCCCACCAGCCGCTGTTCGACAGCTGGGTGAAAACCGCCCTCGCCGCGCAGCAGTAA
- the proW gene encoding glycine betaine/L-proline ABC transporter permease ProW — protein MADQTNPWDSAPATDSAAQAADAWGGASTAAPANGGGADWLHSAPAPQPESFNIMDPFHKTLIPLDSWVTHAIDWIVLHFRPLFQGIRVPIDYILSAFQQLLLGMPAPVAIIVFALIAWQISSLGMGVATLVSLIAIGAIGAWSQAMVTLALVLTALLFCMVIGLPLGIWLARSPRAAKIIRPLLDAMQTTPAFVYLVPIVMLFGIGNVPGVVVTIIFALPPIVRLTILGINQVPADLIEASRSFGASPRQLLFKVQLPLAMPTIMAGVNQTLMLALSMVVIASMIAVGGLGQMVLRGIGRLDMGLATVGGVGIVILAIILDRLTQAVGRDARSRGNRRWYTTGPLGLITRPFCR, from the coding sequence ATGGCTGATCAAACTAATCCGTGGGACAGCGCCCCGGCAACCGACAGCGCTGCGCAGGCCGCCGATGCCTGGGGTGGCGCCTCTACTGCCGCGCCGGCCAACGGCGGCGGCGCCGACTGGCTGCACAGCGCCCCAGCGCCGCAGCCGGAATCGTTCAACATCATGGACCCGTTCCATAAAACGCTGATCCCGCTCGACAGCTGGGTCACTCACGCTATCGACTGGATCGTGCTGCACTTCCGTCCGCTATTCCAGGGGATCCGCGTGCCGATCGACTACATCCTCAGCGCCTTCCAGCAGCTGTTGTTGGGGATGCCGGCGCCGGTGGCGATTATCGTCTTCGCGCTGATCGCCTGGCAGATCTCCAGCCTCGGCATGGGGGTCGCCACCCTGGTTTCGCTGATTGCCATCGGCGCCATCGGCGCCTGGTCGCAGGCGATGGTCACCCTGGCACTGGTCCTCACCGCCCTGCTGTTCTGCATGGTTATCGGCCTGCCGCTGGGTATTTGGCTGGCGCGCAGCCCGCGGGCGGCGAAAATTATCCGCCCGCTGCTCGATGCCATGCAGACCACGCCGGCCTTCGTCTACCTGGTGCCGATCGTGATGCTGTTCGGCATCGGCAACGTGCCGGGCGTGGTGGTGACGATTATCTTCGCCTTGCCGCCGATCGTCCGTCTGACCATCCTCGGGATAAACCAGGTGCCAGCGGATCTGATCGAAGCGTCGCGCTCGTTTGGCGCCAGCCCGCGCCAGCTGTTGTTTAAGGTTCAGCTGCCGCTGGCGATGCCCACCATCATGGCCGGGGTAAACCAGACGCTGATGCTGGCCCTGTCGATGGTGGTGATCGCCTCGATGATTGCCGTCGGCGGTCTTGGCCAGATGGTGCTGCGCGGCATCGGCCGCCTGGATATGGGTCTCGCCACCGTCGGCGGCGTAGGGATCGTGATCCTCGCGATTATTCTTGACCGCCTCACCCAGGCCGTCGGTCGCGACGCCCGCAGTCGCGGCAACCGCCGCTGGTACACCACCGGCCCACTGGGGCTTATCACTCGCCCTTTCTGTCGATAA
- the proV gene encoding glycine betaine/L-proline ABC transporter ATP-binding protein ProV → MAIKLEIKNLYKIFGEHPNRAFKYIEKGLNKAQILEKTGLSLGVKDASLAIEEGEIFVIMGLSGSGKSTMVRLLNRLIEPTRGQVLIDGVDIAKMSDAELREVRRKKIAMVFQSFALMPHMSVLDNTAFGMALAGVPTAEREQKAREALRQVGLENYAHAWPDELSGGMRQRVGLARALAINPDILLMDEAFSALDPLIRTEMQDELIKLQAKHQRTIVFISHDLDEAMRIGDRIAIMQNGEVVQVGTPDEILNNPANDYVRTFFRGVDISQVFSAKDIARRSPVGLIRKTPGFGPRSALKLLQDEDREYGYVIERGNRFVGIVSIDSLKTALSVGQGIEAALIDAPLAVEAQTPLSDLLSHVGHAPCAVPVVDEEQQYIGIISKRMLLQALDREGVNHG, encoded by the coding sequence ATGGCAATTAAATTAGAAATTAAAAATCTTTATAAGATATTTGGCGAGCACCCAAACCGGGCTTTCAAATATATTGAGAAAGGACTCAACAAAGCGCAAATACTGGAAAAAACGGGGCTGTCGCTTGGCGTCAAAGACGCCAGTCTGGCCATTGAAGAAGGCGAGATATTCGTCATCATGGGGCTCTCCGGCTCGGGGAAATCCACCATGGTTCGCCTTCTCAATCGCCTGATTGAACCCACCCGCGGCCAGGTGCTGATTGACGGGGTCGACATCGCCAAAATGTCGGATGCCGAGCTGCGCGAGGTGCGTCGCAAGAAAATTGCGATGGTATTTCAGTCCTTTGCGCTGATGCCACACATGAGCGTGCTCGACAACACGGCGTTTGGCATGGCGCTGGCCGGCGTCCCGACCGCCGAACGAGAACAAAAAGCGCGGGAGGCGCTGCGGCAGGTGGGGCTGGAGAATTATGCCCACGCCTGGCCGGATGAACTCTCCGGCGGGATGCGTCAGCGCGTCGGTTTAGCTCGCGCGCTGGCGATTAATCCCGATATTCTGTTAATGGATGAAGCCTTCTCCGCGCTCGACCCGCTCATTCGCACCGAAATGCAGGATGAGCTCATCAAATTACAGGCGAAGCATCAACGCACTATCGTCTTTATTTCTCATGACCTTGATGAAGCCATGCGAATTGGCGATCGCATTGCCATTATGCAAAATGGCGAAGTGGTCCAGGTCGGTACGCCGGATGAAATACTGAATAATCCGGCCAATGATTATGTGCGCACCTTCTTCCGCGGCGTGGATATTAGCCAGGTCTTTAGCGCCAAAGATATTGCCCGTCGCAGCCCGGTTGGATTGATTCGTAAAACCCCAGGTTTTGGCCCCCGCTCCGCGCTGAAATTATTACAGGATGAAGACCGGGAATATGGCTATGTCATCGAACGCGGAAATCGCTTTGTCGGGATTGTCTCGATCGATTCTCTGAAAACCGCGCTCAGCGTCGGCCAGGGGATCGAGGCGGCGCTGATTGACGCCCCGCTGGCGGTGGAGGCGCAAACGCCGCTCAGCGATCTGCTCTCCCACGTCGGCCACGCCCCGTGCGCCGTCCCGGTGGTGGATGAAGAACAACAATACATTGGCATCATTTCCAAACGAATGCTGCTCCAGGCTTTAGATCGCGAGGGGGTGAATCATGGCTGA
- the nrdF gene encoding class 1b ribonucleoside-diphosphate reductase subunit beta has protein sequence MTHLTRISAINWNRIDDDKDLEVWNRLTSNFWLPEKVPLSNDIPAWQTLSAAEQQLTIRVFTGLTLLDTIQNTVGAPALMADALTPHEEAVLSNISFMEAVHARSYSSIFSTLCHSKEVDAAFAWSESCEPLQRKAQLMLGYYQADEPLKKKIASVFLESFLFYSGFWLPMHFSSRGKLTNTADLIRLIIRDEAVHGYYIGYKYQKGLEIVSSGKREELKNFALDLLMDLYDNELAYSRELYGESGWFDDVSAFLCYNANKALMNLGYEALFPAEMAAVNPAILAALSPNADENHDFFSGSGSSYVIGKTEETADDDWDF, from the coding sequence ATGACCCATTTAACGCGCATCAGCGCTATCAACTGGAACCGCATTGATGACGACAAAGATCTTGAGGTCTGGAATCGTCTCACCAGCAACTTCTGGCTACCGGAGAAAGTGCCGCTGTCAAACGACATTCCCGCCTGGCAAACCCTCAGCGCGGCGGAGCAGCAGTTGACCATTCGCGTCTTCACCGGGCTGACACTGCTCGACACCATTCAGAACACGGTCGGCGCGCCGGCGCTGATGGCGGACGCGCTGACCCCGCATGAGGAGGCGGTGCTGTCGAACATCAGCTTTATGGAAGCGGTTCATGCCCGCTCTTACAGCTCCATTTTTTCCACGCTGTGCCACAGCAAAGAGGTGGATGCCGCCTTCGCCTGGAGTGAAAGCTGCGAACCCCTGCAGCGCAAGGCGCAACTGATGCTGGGCTACTATCAGGCCGACGAGCCGCTGAAGAAAAAAATCGCCAGCGTGTTCCTCGAATCCTTTCTCTTCTACTCCGGCTTCTGGCTGCCAATGCACTTCTCCAGCCGGGGAAAACTGACCAATACCGCGGATCTGATCCGTCTGATCATTCGCGATGAAGCGGTACATGGCTATTACATTGGCTACAAGTATCAGAAAGGACTGGAGATCGTCAGCTCCGGAAAGCGCGAAGAACTGAAAAATTTCGCCCTCGATCTGCTGATGGATCTTTACGACAACGAGCTGGCCTACAGTCGGGAACTGTATGGCGAGAGCGGCTGGTTTGACGACGTCAGCGCTTTCCTGTGCTACAACGCCAACAAAGCGCTGATGAACCTCGGTTATGAAGCGCTGTTTCCGGCGGAGATGGCAGCGGTTAACCCGGCGATCCTCGCCGCGCTGTCGCCTAACGCCGATGAAAACCACGACTTTTTCTCCGGCTCCGGCTCCTCGTACGTGATAGGCAAAACGGAAGAAACCGCCGACGACGATTGGGACTTTTAA
- the nrdE gene encoding class 1b ribonucleoside-diphosphate reductase subunit alpha, which yields MATTTAERITAAADFHALNAMLNLYDSEGRIPFEKDRQAVEAFMTAQVRPNTLTFASQEDKLTWLVREGYYDPQVLAGYDRAFVLALFAHARRAAFRFQTFLGAWKFYTSYALKTFDGKHYLEDFADRCVMVALTLAQGDDQQARQLMEEMLSGRFQPATPTFLNAGKQQRGELISCFLLRIEDNMESIGRAVNSALQLSKRGGGVAFLLSNLREAGAPIKRIENQSSGVVPVMKMLEDAFSYANQLGARQGAGAVWLHAHHPDILRFLDTRRENADEKIRIKTLSLGVVIPDITFQLAKEDAQMALFSPYDVERLYGKPFADCAIGDLYPQLVADERVRKRWIRARDLFQRLAEIQFESGYPYIMFEDTVNRANPVAGRITMSNLCSEILQVSTPSTYDENLSYAHIGEDISCNLGSLNIAHTMDSPDFARTIATAVRALTAVSDMSDIQSVPSVAAGNAASHAIGLGQMNLHGYLAREGIAYGSPEGLDFTNIYFYTVTWHALHTSMLLARERGQRFAGFEQSRYASGAYFDKYLQEEWQPKTERVRALFARAGIPLPDRESWRQLRDDVMRYGIYNRYLQAVPPTGSISYINHATSSIHPIVSKIEIRKEGKTGRVYYPAPFMNNDNLALYQDAYEIGPQKIIDTYAEATRHVDQGLSLTLFFPDTATTRDINKAQIYAWKKGIKTLYYIRLRQLALEGTEIEGCVSCAL from the coding sequence TTGGCAACGACAACCGCAGAACGTATAACCGCCGCGGCGGATTTTCACGCCCTCAACGCGATGCTGAATTTGTACGACAGCGAGGGTCGCATACCGTTTGAGAAAGATCGCCAGGCGGTGGAGGCCTTTATGACCGCCCAGGTCCGGCCCAACACCCTCACCTTTGCCAGCCAGGAGGATAAACTCACCTGGCTCGTCCGCGAGGGCTATTACGATCCGCAGGTGCTGGCCGGCTATGACCGCGCGTTTGTGCTGGCATTGTTCGCCCATGCCCGGCGCGCCGCGTTTCGCTTTCAGACCTTCCTCGGCGCCTGGAAGTTCTATACCAGCTACGCGCTGAAGACCTTTGACGGCAAGCACTACCTCGAGGATTTTGCCGATCGCTGCGTAATGGTGGCACTGACGCTGGCCCAGGGGGATGACCAGCAGGCGCGGCAGCTAATGGAAGAGATGCTCAGCGGCCGCTTCCAGCCCGCGACCCCCACCTTCCTCAACGCCGGCAAACAGCAGCGCGGGGAGCTGATCTCCTGCTTCCTGCTGCGCATTGAAGATAATATGGAATCCATCGGCCGGGCGGTTAACTCGGCGCTGCAGCTGTCGAAGCGCGGCGGCGGCGTGGCCTTTTTACTCTCCAACCTGCGCGAGGCCGGGGCGCCGATCAAGCGCATCGAAAATCAGTCCTCCGGGGTGGTGCCGGTGATGAAGATGCTGGAGGACGCCTTCTCCTATGCCAACCAGCTTGGCGCCCGCCAGGGGGCGGGAGCGGTCTGGCTGCATGCGCACCATCCCGATATTTTGCGCTTCCTCGATACCCGGCGTGAGAATGCCGATGAGAAAATCCGCATCAAAACCTTGTCGCTGGGAGTGGTGATCCCCGATATCACCTTCCAGCTGGCAAAAGAAGACGCGCAGATGGCCCTGTTCTCGCCGTATGACGTCGAGCGGCTGTACGGTAAACCCTTCGCCGACTGCGCCATCGGCGATCTCTATCCGCAGCTGGTGGCCGACGAACGGGTCCGCAAGCGCTGGATCCGCGCCCGCGACCTTTTCCAGCGCCTGGCGGAGATCCAGTTTGAATCCGGCTATCCGTACATCATGTTTGAAGATACCGTCAATCGCGCCAATCCGGTGGCCGGACGGATCACCATGAGCAATCTGTGTTCGGAAATTCTGCAGGTCAGTACGCCATCCACCTATGATGAGAACCTCAGTTACGCCCATATCGGCGAGGATATCTCCTGCAACCTCGGCTCGCTGAACATCGCCCATACCATGGACTCGCCGGATTTTGCCCGCACTATCGCCACCGCGGTGCGCGCCCTGACCGCGGTATCCGATATGAGCGACATACAGTCGGTTCCCTCGGTGGCGGCCGGCAATGCGGCCTCCCACGCCATCGGCCTGGGGCAGATGAATCTGCACGGCTACCTGGCGCGAGAAGGGATTGCCTACGGCAGTCCGGAGGGGCTGGACTTCACCAATATCTATTTTTACACCGTGACCTGGCATGCCCTGCACACCTCGATGCTGCTGGCCCGCGAGCGCGGCCAGCGCTTCGCTGGCTTCGAACAGTCACGCTACGCCAGCGGGGCGTACTTCGACAAATATCTGCAGGAGGAGTGGCAGCCGAAAACCGAACGGGTGCGCGCACTGTTCGCCCGCGCCGGTATCCCCCTGCCCGACCGGGAAAGCTGGCGCCAGCTGCGCGACGATGTCATGCGCTATGGCATCTATAACCGTTATCTGCAGGCGGTGCCGCCCACCGGGTCGATCTCGTACATCAACCATGCCACCTCCAGCATTCATCCGATCGTCTCGAAGATTGAGATCCGCAAAGAGGGGAAGACCGGGCGGGTGTACTACCCCGCGCCGTTTATGAATAACGACAATCTGGCCCTTTATCAGGATGCGTACGAGATAGGGCCCCAGAAGATCATTGACACCTACGCCGAGGCGACGCGCCACGTCGATCAGGGGCTGTCGTTGACGCTGTTCTTCCCGGATACCGCCACCACCCGCGATATCAACAAGGCGCAAATCTACGCCTGGAAGAAAGGCATTAAGACCCTCTACTACATCCGTCTGCGCCAGCTGGCGCTGGAAGGCACTGAAATTGAAGGCTGCGTGTCCTGCGCACTGTAA
- the nrdI gene encoding class Ib ribonucleoside-diphosphate reductase assembly flavoprotein NrdI — protein MSLIVYFSSRSENTHRFVQRLGLPAVRIPLNEREHLQVDEPYILIVPSYGGGGTAGAVPRQAIRFLNDVHNRQLIRGVIAAGNRNFGDAWGRAGEVIAQKCAVPYLYRFELMGTPDDIDNVRKGVSEFWQRQPQNV, from the coding sequence ATGAGCCTCATCGTCTACTTCTCCAGCCGTTCGGAGAATACCCATCGCTTTGTGCAGCGCCTGGGGCTGCCGGCGGTGCGCATTCCGCTGAACGAGCGCGAACATCTCCAGGTAGACGAACCCTATATTCTCATCGTTCCCAGCTATGGCGGCGGCGGTACGGCCGGCGCGGTACCGCGTCAGGCGATCCGCTTTTTAAACGACGTGCATAACCGCCAGCTGATCCGCGGGGTGATTGCCGCTGGCAATCGCAACTTTGGCGACGCCTGGGGGCGTGCCGGGGAGGTCATCGCGCAAAAATGCGCCGTGCCCTATCTCTACCGCTTCGAGCTGATGGGAACCCCCGACGATATCGACAACGTGCGTAAAGGAGTCAGCGAATTTTGGCAACGACAACCGCAGAACGTATAA
- the nrdH gene encoding glutaredoxin-like protein NrdH: MRIIIYTRNDCVQCHATRRAMESRGLAFEMVNVDQQPDAADTLREQGFRQLPVVIAGELRWSGFRPDMINRLRPSVTAASA, from the coding sequence ATGCGCATTATTATTTACACTCGAAATGACTGCGTGCAGTGCCATGCCACACGGCGAGCCATGGAGAGCCGAGGACTGGCCTTTGAAATGGTGAACGTCGACCAGCAGCCGGATGCAGCTGACACCCTGCGCGAGCAGGGATTTCGCCAGCTGCCGGTGGTGATCGCCGGTGAGCTACGCTGGAGCGGCTTCCGCCCGGATATGATCAATCGCCTGCGCCCCTCCGTCACGGCGGCCAGCGCATGA
- a CDS encoding carboxymuconolactone decarboxylase family protein, which yields MSQLRQPFSELSPEVYKGLVQASIALEKSELGSALVELVYLRVSQINGCAFCLEKHSQALRKGGMAQSKLDALAGWRVSAHFTPGERAALAWAESVTDIAASHAEDDVYLPLREHFTPRQISDLTLAISLMNAFNRLAVAMRL from the coding sequence ATGAGCCAATTACGTCAGCCATTCAGTGAACTGAGCCCGGAAGTCTATAAAGGGCTGGTACAGGCCAGCATCGCGCTGGAGAAAAGCGAGCTGGGCAGCGCCCTGGTAGAGCTGGTTTATTTACGCGTCTCGCAGATCAACGGCTGCGCCTTCTGCCTTGAGAAGCACAGCCAGGCGCTGCGCAAGGGCGGTATGGCGCAAAGCAAACTGGATGCCCTGGCGGGCTGGCGGGTAAGCGCCCACTTCACACCTGGCGAACGCGCAGCGCTGGCGTGGGCCGAGTCGGTCACCGACATTGCCGCCAGCCATGCGGAAGATGACGTTTACCTGCCGCTGCGCGAACATTTTACCCCGCGTCAGATAAGCGATCTGACCTTAGCCATCAGCCTGATGAACGCTTTCAACCGACTCGCCGTCGCCATGCGTCTGTAG
- a CDS encoding PLP-dependent aminotransferase family protein, whose product MEAIHLPLYQRIARQLKSAIERGELTPGSRLPASRVFAQEQGVSRATIENAWGELVAQGWLERRGQAGTFVSERLSPRQLAPVTPAQSAASTDPLPFQMGLPALDLFPRGLWARVMGRRLRTQSRFDLAPGDPGGDPLLRQAIVEYLRLSRSIDCQPEQVLITGNYATSMDLILRTLAQPGQHMWMEDPGYPFIRPVVEARQLVVDAIPVDDEGMDVGWGLRHHPQARFALLTPAHQSPLGVALSLPRRRQLLAWATARDAWIIEDDYDSEFRYHGKPLPPVKSLDAPQRVIYAGTFSKSMFPALRTAWLVVPTPLAARFHQTAERQPCTVPTLWQQTLADFIQQGHFWRHLKKMRASYSQRRQWLESALQAQGFQVTPQQGGIQLVMPVSGNDRLLARQAVEAGLAVQALSDWRLRHAGEGGLLMSFTNIRSAAMADALARRLREAIANDGA is encoded by the coding sequence ATGGAAGCGATCCACCTCCCTCTTTATCAGCGTATTGCCCGCCAGCTGAAATCGGCAATTGAACGGGGCGAACTGACCCCGGGCAGCCGTCTGCCCGCCAGCCGGGTGTTTGCCCAGGAGCAGGGCGTCTCCCGGGCGACTATCGAAAACGCCTGGGGTGAACTGGTCGCCCAGGGGTGGCTTGAGCGGCGTGGGCAGGCGGGGACCTTTGTCAGCGAGCGGCTCAGTCCGCGCCAGCTGGCGCCGGTAACGCCAGCGCAATCAGCCGCCTCGACGGACCCGTTGCCCTTTCAGATGGGGCTGCCGGCGCTGGATCTCTTTCCGCGCGGGCTGTGGGCGCGAGTGATGGGTCGTCGGCTGCGGACGCAGTCGCGGTTCGACCTTGCCCCCGGCGATCCCGGCGGCGACCCGCTTCTGCGCCAGGCGATCGTGGAGTATCTGCGCCTGTCGCGCAGTATTGACTGCCAGCCGGAGCAGGTGCTGATTACCGGCAACTATGCTACCTCCATGGATCTTATCCTGCGTACGCTGGCGCAGCCGGGGCAGCATATGTGGATGGAGGATCCGGGGTATCCCTTTATCCGCCCGGTCGTTGAGGCCAGGCAGCTGGTGGTGGATGCGATCCCGGTGGACGACGAAGGAATGGATGTTGGCTGGGGCTTGCGGCATCACCCTCAAGCGCGGTTTGCCCTGCTCACCCCGGCACACCAGAGCCCGCTGGGGGTCGCGCTGTCGCTGCCCCGGCGTCGCCAGCTGCTGGCGTGGGCGACAGCGCGCGACGCGTGGATTATTGAGGACGATTACGATAGTGAGTTTCGCTATCACGGCAAACCGCTGCCGCCAGTGAAAAGCCTCGATGCGCCGCAGCGGGTTATCTACGCCGGCACTTTCAGTAAGTCGATGTTTCCGGCGCTGCGCACCGCCTGGCTTGTGGTGCCGACCCCGCTGGCGGCGCGTTTTCATCAGACGGCGGAGCGCCAGCCCTGCACCGTTCCTACTCTGTGGCAGCAGACGCTGGCGGATTTTATCCAGCAGGGACATTTCTGGCGTCATCTGAAAAAAATGCGCGCCAGCTATAGCCAGCGCCGACAGTGGCTGGAGTCGGCCCTGCAGGCGCAGGGCTTTCAGGTCACGCCGCAGCAGGGGGGCATTCAGCTGGTCATGCCGGTCAGCGGCAACGATCGCCTGCTGGCCCGGCAGGCGGTTGAGGCCGGGCTGGCGGTGCAGGCGCTGAGCGACTGGCGTCTTCGCCATGCAGGCGAGGGGGGATTACTGATGAGTTTTACCAATATTCGCTCAGCGGCGATGGCCGATGCGCTGGCCCGGCGGCTCAGAGAGGCGATCGCGAACGATGGCGCATAA
- a CDS encoding DUF883 domain-containing protein: protein MANHVNRNNFDENAEDIHNDVSQLADTLEEVLKSWGSDAKEEAEAARVKAQSLLKETRARLNGHNRVQQAALDARQAACDALGCADTYVRNKPWHSVGAAAAVGVFIGVLLNLRR, encoded by the coding sequence ATGGCTAACCATGTGAACCGCAACAATTTTGACGAGAATGCTGAGGATATCCATAACGATGTCAGTCAATTAGCGGATACGCTGGAAGAGGTGCTGAAATCGTGGGGCAGTGACGCGAAAGAGGAAGCCGAAGCGGCGCGCGTTAAAGCTCAGTCGCTGCTGAAAGAGACCCGTGCCCGCCTCAATGGTCACAACCGGGTGCAGCAGGCGGCGCTGGATGCCCGTCAGGCAGCCTGTGATGCGCTGGGCTGCGCCGATACCTACGTGCGCAATAAACCCTGGCACAGCGTCGGCGCCGCAGCCGCCGTCGGGGTATTTATTGGCGTATTGCTCAATTTACGTCGATAA
- a CDS encoding DUF2002 family protein has translation MYLRPDEVARVLEKAGFTMDVVTQKAYGYRRGDNYVYVNREARMGRTALIIHPALKERSNMLAEPASDIKTCDHYEQFPLYLAGDAQQHYGIPHGFSSRMALERFLNGLFGEAQPAMSTN, from the coding sequence ATGTATTTAAGACCCGATGAGGTGGCGCGTGTTCTTGAAAAAGCCGGCTTCACCATGGATGTTGTGACGCAAAAAGCGTACGGCTATCGCCGAGGCGATAATTATGTTTATGTGAACCGCGAAGCGCGCATGGGGCGGACAGCGTTAATTATTCATCCAGCGCTAAAAGAGCGTAGCAATATGTTGGCCGAACCGGCCTCAGATATCAAAACCTGCGACCATTATGAACAATTTCCGCTGTATTTAGCCGGAGATGCGCAGCAGCATTATGGTATTCCGCACGGATTTAGCTCACGGATGGCGCTTGAGCGTTTTCTGAATGGACTATTTGGCGAAGCCCAACCGGCGATGTCGACAAATTAA
- the alaE gene encoding L-alanine exporter AlaE, with amino-acid sequence MFSAHSRLRHAVADTFAMVVYCTVVNMMIEIFLSGMTFEQSLSSRLVAIPVNIIIAVPYGFYRDFAMRQARRISPAGWMKNMADVLAYVTFQSPVYVAILWSVGADWHQIVAAVSSNLAVSMMMGAAYGYFLDYCRRLFRVAPYQQAKA; translated from the coding sequence ATGTTCTCTGCGCACTCCCGCTTGCGGCATGCGGTTGCAGACACCTTTGCGATGGTGGTTTACTGCACCGTCGTCAACATGATGATCGAAATTTTTCTCTCTGGTATGACGTTTGAGCAGTCGTTATCGTCGCGCCTGGTGGCGATCCCGGTCAACATTATTATTGCCGTGCCCTATGGTTTTTATCGCGACTTTGCGATGCGTCAGGCCCGGCGCATTAGCCCGGCAGGCTGGATGAAAAATATGGCCGACGTGCTGGCCTACGTCACTTTCCAGTCGCCAGTGTATGTCGCAATATTGTGGAGCGTAGGTGCAGACTGGCACCAGATTGTCGCTGCAGTGAGCTCAAACCTGGCGGTATCGATGATGATGGGCGCTGCTTACGGCTACTTCCTCGACTATTGCCGCCGCCTGTTCCGCGTGGCCCCCTACCAGCAGGCGAAAGCCTGA
- the stpA gene encoding DNA-binding protein StpA: MSLMLHKLNNIRSLRALSREFSIDVLEEMLEKLRIVTEEKRTQQQLAAQQQAEYQEKVNTWLELMRADGISPDDLVADIQPSMAVGKKRQPRPAKYRYTDHTGAEKTWTGQGRMPKPIAQAVAQGKSLDSFLI; encoded by the coding sequence ATGTCTTTAATGTTACACAAACTGAATAATATCCGTTCACTGCGTGCCCTGTCCCGTGAATTCTCCATTGACGTGCTTGAAGAGATGCTGGAAAAGCTCAGGATCGTCACTGAAGAAAAACGTACGCAACAGCAGCTGGCGGCGCAGCAGCAGGCGGAATATCAGGAAAAAGTGAATACCTGGCTTGAGCTGATGCGCGCCGACGGTATTTCTCCTGACGACCTCGTGGCCGATATTCAGCCGTCGATGGCGGTAGGGAAAAAGCGGCAACCGCGCCCGGCGAAATATCGTTATACCGATCATACTGGCGCAGAAAAAACCTGGACCGGTCAGGGAAGAATGCCGAAGCCGATTGCTCAGGCGGTTGCTCAGGGCAAATCGCTGGACAGTTTCCTCATTTAA